One genomic window of Hydra vulgaris chromosome 03, alternate assembly HydraT2T_AEP includes the following:
- the LOC136078829 gene encoding piggyBac transposable element-derived protein 3-like, whose translation MRKNGRGSVELWTTTYDGVDLRAIKWFDNRGVTLLSTYESVNPVSNVSRFDRKANKRVNFVCPSIVTTYNMFMGGVDQLDGFLSLHRISIRSKKWYHKLLFHFFDMVVVQSWILYRRQNEGNTLKLREFKMNIADCLIRKGKATTNKRGRPNSSNIEKEFMEKKKRGPTAPLPIKAIRLDRYHHWPVFIDDVKKERCKNPECQHITRVYCERCKVNLCFTAKSNCFKYFHTD comes from the coding sequence ATGAGAAAGAATGGCAGAGGTTCTGTGGAGTTATGGACAACCACCTATGACGGTGTTGATTTGAGGGCTATCAAATGGTTTGATAATCGTGGTGTAACACTATTGTCAACGTATGAAAGTGTCAACCCAGTATCTAATGTTTCTCGTTTTGATCGAAAAGCAAACAAAAGAGTAAATTTTGTTTGTCCATCCATTGTAACAACATATAACATGTTTATGGGTGGAGTAGACCAATTAGATGGATTTCTTAGTCTTCACAGAATTAGTATACGGTCTAAAAAATGGTACCACAAATTGCTTTTCCACTTTTTTGACATGGTTGTGGTTCAATCATGGATCTTATATCGTCGTCAAAATGAAGGCAACACATTGAAACTCAGAGAGTTCAAAATGAATATTGCTGATTGTTTAATTAGAAAAGGTAAGGCAACAACTAACAAAAGAGGAAGACCCAATTcttcaaatattgaaaaagaatttatggagaaaaaaaagCGTGGTCCTACAGCCCCACTACCAATAAAAGCTATTCGTTTAGATCGATATCATCATTGGCCTGTATTCATTGATGACGTAAAAAAGGAAAGGTGCAAGAATCCTGAATGTCAGCACATCACAAGAGTTTACTGTGAAAGATGCAAAGTGAACTTGTGCTTTACTGCAAAATCAAACTGCTTCAAATATTTTCACACTGATTGA
- the LOC136078830 gene encoding piggyBac transposable element-derived protein 3-like, with protein MQSDDEDMKNWEPIEFYKKFPNNSIFELIVEESNRYAIQCNPSSPLNLSCNELEQFIGILYAMSLVKTPSTRLYWSKEFYFEKVAGTMPVNRFEKIKKFLHCSDNLTRPKNFTDRLYKIRPLVDHLQKQFLNLKPSELLCIDEQIVPFKGKSGLKQYNPKKPKKWGYKLYILSGIDGLIYNFQVHTGAIDVCLNQPNLKASGNIVLTLLQHIPRNKWYKLFCDNWYTGVDLFKILHDQGIGCLGTVRANRLSKKKLHQINS; from the coding sequence ATGCAAAGTGATGATGAAGATATGAAGAACTGGGAGCCAattgaattttacaaaaagtttccTAATAATTCTATTTTTGAACTTATTGTAGAAGAATCAAATAGGTATGCCATACAATGCAATCCTTCTTCCCCATTGAACTTGTCATGCAACGAACTTGAACAATTTATTGGTATTTTGTATGCAATGAGTCTGGTAAAGACGCCAAGTACTAGATTGTACTGGagcaaagaattttattttgaaaaagttgcaGGTACAATGCCAGTAAACaggtttgaaaaaattaaaaagtttctaCACTGTAGTGACAATCTGACCCGTCCTAAAAACTTCACAGATCGGCTTTATAAGATCCGTCCCCTTGTCGatcatttacaaaaacaatttttaaatctaaaaccATCAGAATTATTATGTATTGATGAACAAATAGTTCCATTCAAAGGGAAATCTGGACTCAAACAATACAATCCTAAGAAACCTAAGAAATGGGGTTACAAACTGTATATTTTATCTGGTATTGATGGGTTGATTTATAACTTTCAAGTTCATACCGGTGCCATTGATGTGTGCTTAAATCAACCTAATTTAAAAGCTTCTGGAAATATAGTGCTAACATTACTTCAGCATATTCCTAGGAACAAGTGGTATAAACTATTCTGCGACAATTGGTACACAGGTGTTGATCTTTTCAAGATACTTCATGACCAAGGAATTGGTTGTCTAGGTACAGTAAGAGCAAACcgtctttcaaaaaaaaaattacatcagaTCAATTCATGA